In the Nilaparvata lugens isolate BPH chromosome 9, ASM1435652v1, whole genome shotgun sequence genome, one interval contains:
- the LOC111062625 gene encoding vacuolar protein sorting-associated protein 33B, whose protein sequence is MQCSLENRICALNQISSRKLVDILDKIPGQKDFIIDSNIIKPLEKFIGVSKLRSHGVDKIYKFDKPGIPITNSQRVYMIRSDLITAKHVSDQINSEINQSPEKSSNNHIIIVPRKLTAILDLFEEEGVFGHMTTYQFQWAPLQLDSKLIIDELPNVYRSLFLEGNNALLPSVAKSIWTLIMLFGIPTVTVYHGKFAQQIEKLLGIYLEKLGRPHKVDSDISCFYLVDRDVDYTCALLTPGTYTCLLDEVCGFTCGVSNFTVSDQNYTLNLSDTDEIFVQVRNRYFSDVFPYLSSKAKVLRDSFALSQSTTTLDQMQRFVSQELRSVTVMKKCLAGHIAACEKIMLDMSDRFEDLQVNEQNMLMGRNRRDSVSFIEDCIAMDSGGLLGCLRLLSLLSTTSDGLTADEIASFKNQLLHAYGYKHLSSIHNLFTAGLITEQVTSSAPAGKIANKVVQAVTLPTRRSSFNAQSQKLKLLPETCHDPKNPKDMSYIFGGAYIPLICQIISNLVRKEVSLEEITKLVPNLVTKYSTDCKEIIRQTYLIYFIGGVTFAEVTAFQMLEKLTGCQIVVAGTSIVNGSTLIKSVL, encoded by the exons ATGCAATGCTCTTTAGAAAATCGTATCTGTGCCTTGAATCAAATATCAAGTCGAAAACTTGTTGACATTCTTGATAAAATTCCGGGGCAAAAAGATTTTATCATCGactcaaatattattaaacCTCTAGAAAAATTCATCGGTGTTTCAAAACTAAG ATCACATGGAGTCGACAAAATCTACAAATTTGACAAACCTGGCATTCCCATTACCAACAGCCAACGTGTCTACATGATTCGATCAGATTTGATAACGGCCAAACATGTGAGCGACCAAATCAACTCAGAAATCAATCAGTCGCCAGAAAAGAGTAGCAACAACCACATTATCATAGTTCCCAGGAAGCTTACCGCCATACTGGATCTCTTCGAAGAGGAGGGGGTGTTTGGTCACATGACCACTTACCAGTTCCAGTGGGCGCCGCTCCAGCTGGACTCCAAACTCATCATCGACGAGCTCCCCAACGTTTACAGATCGTTATTCCTGGAAGGCAACAATGCGCTACTGCCCAGTGTTGCCAAGTCTATCTGGACACTGATTATGTTGTTTGGAATTCCAACGGTTACAGTCTACCATGGAAAATTCGCTCAACAAATTGAGAAACTACTAGGAATTTATTTGGAGAAACTGGGCAGACCACACAAGGTTGACTCTGACATTTCGTGTTTCTACCTGGTAGATCGAGATGTTGATTATACCTGTGCCTTGTTGACTCCAGGCACCTACACTTGTTTACTAGATGAAGTCTGTGGATTCACCTGCGGAGTGTCCAACTTTACAGTATCCGACCAAAACTACACACTCAACCTGAGCGATACAGATGAGATCTTTGTACAG GTTAGGAATCGTTACTTCTCCGACGTGTTCCCGTATCTCAGTTCTAAAGCGAAAGTTCTGAGGGATAGTTTCGCACTGAGTCAGTCAACGACAACCCTTGACCAGATGCAGAGGTTTGTCTCCCAGGAGTTGAGGAGTGTAACGGTCATGAAAAAGTGTTTAGCTGGACATATCGCCGCTTGTGAGAAGATCATGTTGGATATGAGTGATCGTTTCGAAGATCTACAAGTCAATGAACAGAATATGTTGATGGGCAGAAACCGTAGGGACAGCGTATCTTTCATTGAAGACTGTATCGCAATGGATTCAGGTGGTTTATTAGGATGTCTACGGCTGTTATCTTTGTTGTCGACGACCAGTGACGGGCTCACCGCAGATGAAATAGCCAGTTTCAAGAACCAGTTACTTCACGCTTATGGATACAAACATTTGTCCTCGATCCACAACCTCTTCACAGCTGGGTTGATAACTGAACAAGTGACTAGTAGCGCTCCAGCGGGAAAAATCGCAAACAAAGTTGTACAAGCTGTAACTCTACCGACGAGACGCAGCTCGTTTAACGCGCAGTCGCAGAAACTCAAACTGTTACCTGAGACCTGTCACGACCCCAAAAACCCCAAAGATATGAGTTACATCTTTGGAGGAGCCTACATTCCACTCATATGTCAGATCATTTCTAACCTGGTTCGCAAGGAGGTATCCCTGGAGGAAATCACCAAACTTGTACCCAACCTTGTCACGAAATACAGTACCGACTGTAAGGAGATCATACGGCAAACGTATCTGATATATTTTATTGGAGGTGTCACGTTTGCTGAGGTGACTGCTTTTCAGATGTTGGAAAAGTTGACTGGTTGTCAGATTGTTGTGGCTGGTACGTCTATAGTAAATGGGAGTACTTTAATTAAATCAGTGTTATAA